The Larimichthys crocea isolate SSNF chromosome I, L_crocea_2.0, whole genome shotgun sequence genomic interval tccagCCACTGTAGCCCGTCGTGGCAAGCTATTGGAAACACTTTATTGCCCAGGGCTAACGCTGTTATGGCCATgtgagcttcaaaacaacaatCTTATAATGTCATGCAGCGGGCGCTTTGAGTTCAGAGATCTGAATGACAACGAAGCCTTGGTGGTGACACTGAAAATGAAGCGTAAGTAACCTGTGtgtttaaaactttattttatctAATGTATATTTCCTACATGcaagatttttttatatatgtaatCTTACAATGATACACATCAGAGAAAAGCAGGACATTcttacatttgaaatatttgacgTTATTTCAGATAAGACAAATAATCAATTTACAAAATTGTTGGCATTTTCTGCCCATCGACTAATCATCTCGTTCTTTCAGCACCACCCTTTAATAAATCCTACATTGGTATTGGTGCTGGTATTGTCTCCGCTGTACTTTCCTGCTGTTGCGCCTGCTGTCGGATTTTCTTCAAGAAAGACCAATCAGACCAATCAGAGACTCCTAACGATGATGAACCTGCTGTGTATTACTACCAATCAGAGACTCCTAACGATGATGAACCTGCTGTGTATTACTATGAGGTGAATGCACATATTACGGCTGTATGTGTACAGTGGTGTAAAGTTAAAAGTCCTGctgttaataatgtgtgtacacattgtgtttctgtttaattcAAACTACAGTATGAAATTGAGCCTGTTGAACCAGGGCCAGAACAACTCAGGCAACCCTCTTATACTCCGACTGTCCCGCTGgttagtgtttgtttcatgtcataGAGAGATGTCCTCTCTTGTTTATTCTTCACTCCTAATGTGTTACGTGTTGCCTCACTCTGCAGATACACAATCCTCCTACTACGTATGACACACCGGCTTTTTCTGAGGTATGAcctgctgcatgcacacacacacacacttttacagcTAGTAAACATGGCTTGTGGATCAGTGGAATAAATCTTTACACACAAGGAATAACAAAGCATAAACTCACTCATAAAAGCAATGCTCCACAGGGTAACTTTAAAACCACATTTCTCATGATGTGGTCAATCAACACCCCCTGTAGGAGCCAAAACGTATATAGTTGTCTATTTGTTTAGATCACATACGTTTTCTGGATCCCCTTATGCCAATTTAAGTTTGCTGTTACTCTTTActgaataaaatcataaaacctACTCGATGCGACTGGATGTTTTCTTTGGATGTGAATGCGTTACAATGGATAGTGTATCTTTGTTTTCtagttttgtcatttgtttCGTGGATAAGCATGTTGAAAATAATCTGTCGATAACAATCTTATCTAGTCAAAGCAATTAAGGGCTGACCCGCTGgttagtgtttgtttcatgtcataGAGAGATGTCCTCTCTTGTTTATTCTCCGCTACTAATGTGTTACTTGTTGCCTCACTCTGCAGATACACAATCCTCCTACTATGGCATTTGACCCGCCAGCTTTTTCTGAGGTATGACCTgctgcaaccacacacacacacacacacacacaacacacaccacacccaacacacacacacaccagactcccacctgaaaataaaagtgcaatagtatttttcaacatttcctTCCTCCAGAAGAATGTGCAAAGCAAGCCATGTTTACTAGCTGCTTTTGCTTGTCGATCAGTGAAATAAATCTTCATGCACAAGGAATAACAAAGCGTAAACTCACTCATAAAAGCAATGTTATCACAGAGTTGAATCCACATCTCTTTGACACTGTATCAACAAAAAGTAAACATAATAAGCTTCAAAAGATTTATCGCAATCTAACAAGTAAATCAGTGCGCATCAAAAAAATCTGTGGTAATAATGTGCCTAAATCTTTTGATGGAGCATATATAAAACAAGCTAATATCTATATTTTAAACTGAAGTCAGGTTTTGAATCAATTGAGAGCCTGCTTGTGATACTCAGtgatgtgtctttgtctctccagGTTTACCCTCCAGCACGGCAGGAAGACGTCCCAACTGTCCCTGTTCTCTCTGACCCTGAGCCACAATTTGAAGTGAAGGGGTTGACCTTTCCCTCTGCCCCCCCACTCAGTTCAGATTCAACTGGCTGCGGTGTTTATACGTCAGACAAACTCAACTTTCCCAGAAAGCCTTAAAAGTGCACTcaaatttgtagtttttcattttgtgaaatacaCTTATTTACCAGTTAGTTTCCACTGGTTGCCTGGCCACTGgtcccagccaagaaatagtcccttGTGTCCCTTGTAAAACAGCAAATTGATGTTTTTacgatttgtttttttatggatcAAGTCagtaacatgttaattagtgaactttaGAGGTGCTCGTCATCAAATTTAGTTACCTCTGTACTGAGccaagctagctgtttccccctgtttctagtgtttatgctaagctaagctaaacagcTCCTGGCTGTAGCACATGAAGTGTACCGCACAGACATTACAGTGGTTCCCAGCAGTGGATAAGTGTATTTCCTAACTATTCATTTcacattaacaacatttttacattacatttacatttttgactCCTCACATATTGACAAATCTGTTCTTCCACATTTCACAATGTTTCATTGTGCCATGTTTTATAACCTTATTTTGCATCCGAAtcagtcatatttttattttagttttactATGAACATACAGCCTTCAAAAGCCGCATGTGTACGAGCAAATCGTATCGTGATCACAGGTTCAAAGTAGTtctgcacgatatggcctgtaaccaatatctcgatatttttaagctatatcgcgatacacgatatatatctcgatatttttgttgttgttgttttgtactctttttatatcattttaacacttgtcatatttttttatgaatttttaatgcatttcataatgtaaatatgagctttaaagcagtgcaggatcatacttggcttatgagacactgttttaaatcaaattttaaccattcttcatattttataaataaacctttaataaatttaacacccacgtcttattttgaaaaccggaagtgtccacacgctgcagtaagctagtgctgactttcccagttttctcaaagtatttgccataaagtcggcaataagggcgcacttgaaaatattggagcggCTGACGTGACcaaaacgagagacggctggcgtgagCGCAGCTGCTTTTCTTCGGAtccaagtcgtccgtctccatcttcaattaactcgctcgggctcttcacttctctcctcacttgatacagacagtacgcatgcgcgcaggggatttttctgggtgggcgtggcagtgtgctgcgtgctgtgagtgagtgacaggcGAAACTCTGAGAATTAAATGatgacggcttaaaacatttacgtatattcgatatatcgcccacccctagttCAAAGCCATACACGAAGGGGtgaaaatttaaattaaaaaaacctgCTCGATCTTGAATCACTGCATCACCTTCTGCCTTCTACCTCAGGAGTCTCTCTTAAAGAGTCCCGTTAGTTTTACTGAGTGAATTCTCAACATGTATTGCAGACCAGGTTGACTTTTAAAGGAAGGACACAAAAATGAACTAGCTTTATCTCTGTACTatctctcttcttgttttatCGGATGATTGCATTATACAGTCTACTGTGTATTCTGAATTAGAATGAAATAACTCATATTGATATATAGCTACTGCACAGCAGTTATTCATTTGCTCGGGCGTGTGACACACATATCTTAACGTTTATTGTAGCGATGGTATTCTTGTTACATTCCAGTGATTGTGTAAAAACATCACAAGCACCAGTTGCCTTTTCtttgtgcacattttaaaaGGTGAGTGGAACAGTGGCATAAAAACACGTTCATCACGCACTTGAGCCTTGAATACATACAATTTCTTATTTATGCATGATGGTAtatagtctgttttttttattatgctAACTGGTGCACTTTTGAGATATGAGAgttgaagtcatttttaaacaagTCAGCATCTTGTGTTTGGATCATAGTGTATTTGGACTTCACGTCAGCTGTgttaaaactaataaaactgTGAATGGTCTGTGGTCTTGTGCTTCATTCACTGTCTCCATGCTGTCATCATTTACTAGCTGTGACACCACTACAAGCACCACCCACCCGACGTGCCACCACACAGCCAAAAGCTCAGCCGAGCATATACATTCTTTCACACCATGCCAACTGGTTCACAGAAGAAACTCGACTGAGCACAAGTAAAATTATGGCTGTGCCTTTTTTGTGTTgtaaagaaaaactgcagagcCATAAATCTGTTTGTTGGGTGAGACAATTCTTTGTAGACACATTTGTTACCCTCGGTGATCCAGAAAATCTCTCTCTATGTCGATCACATCCTTGTGCTTTAGGTAGGACTACAGTCAGTTGgggatttgttcatttttaacaagGGGGAAGGAACAATGGATGCACTAACCATAACTGTGATAGTTCTAAATCTACAGATCCAGTTTATCTAG includes:
- the LOC109142801 gene encoding uncharacterized protein LOC109142801 isoform X2 codes for the protein MMILLLFLASCVSAGVSYNREYGKEFKIMLVSVAHYIEFNHMDSSDQTLIVWKRDDPPAREDSRRKVVGIYFVIKNLTQLDSGLYTVRGKKGRKISTKSLVVSEIRRTFIRGVRGKLRVGFDLEPNSCNIYFFPEKKHTPATVARRGKLLETLYCPGLTLLWPCELQNNNLIMSCSGRFEFRDLNDNEALVVTLKMKPPPFNKSYIGIGAGIVSAVLSCCCACCRIFFKKDQSETPNDDEPAVYYYEYEIEPVEPGPEQLRQPSYTPTVPLIHNPPTTYDTPAFSEVYPPARQEDVPTVPVLSDPEPQFEVKGLTFPSAPPLSSDSTGCGVYTSDKLNFPRKP
- the LOC109142801 gene encoding uncharacterized protein LOC109142801 isoform X1; amino-acid sequence: MMILLLFLASCVSAGVSYNREYGKEFKIMLVSVAHYIEFNHMDSSDQTLIVWKRDDPPAREDSRRKVVGIYFVIKNLTQLDSGLYTVRGKKGRKISTKSLVVSEIRRTFIRGVRGKLRVGFDLEPNSCNIYFFPEKKHTPATVARRGKLLETLYCPGLTLLWPCELQNNNLIMSCSGRFEFRDLNDNEALVVTLKMKPPPFNKSYIGIGAGIVSAVLSCCCACCRIFFKKDQSETPNDDEPAVYYYEYEIEPVEPGPEQLRQPSYTPTVPLIHNPPTTYDTPAFSEIHNPPTMAFDPPAFSEVYPPARQEDVPTVPVLSDPEPQFEVKGLTFPSAPPLSSDSTGCGVYTSDKLNFPRKP